A single region of the Pseudomonas sp. B21-023 genome encodes:
- a CDS encoding PDR/VanB family oxidoreductase → MAKQYEMFKVRVTGVEQATPQIKRFTLARADGGPLPAFSGGSHVIVQMQSPCGGQFSNAYSLMSDPRQLHSYQIGVRLEEQSKGGSAFMHNQVAVGSELTISTPNNLFALDADAGRHVLIAGGIGITPFLAQLHELEGGATPYELHYAFRAPEHGAFQGDLEQGPHAGNTRFYIDSLDRKLDLAALCAGLADDAHLYVCGPKPLIDAVIATAAAAGIAESRVHWEQFAAAAPATGAAFTVVLARSGTELAVEAGMTILQAIEKSKAAKVECLCREGVCGTCETAILEGEAEHFDQYLSDEEKAAQQSMMLCVSRARSARLVLDL, encoded by the coding sequence ATGGCCAAGCAATACGAAATGTTCAAGGTGCGCGTGACCGGTGTGGAACAGGCCACGCCGCAGATCAAGCGCTTCACCCTGGCCCGCGCCGACGGCGGCCCCCTGCCCGCCTTCAGCGGCGGCAGCCACGTGATCGTGCAGATGCAGTCGCCCTGCGGCGGCCAGTTCAGCAATGCCTACTCGCTGATGAGCGACCCGCGTCAATTGCACAGCTACCAGATCGGCGTGCGGCTCGAGGAGCAGTCCAAGGGCGGATCGGCGTTCATGCACAACCAGGTAGCGGTGGGCAGCGAGCTGACCATCTCCACCCCCAACAACCTGTTCGCCCTGGACGCCGATGCCGGGCGCCATGTGCTGATCGCCGGCGGCATCGGCATTACCCCGTTCCTGGCGCAGTTGCACGAGCTGGAAGGGGGCGCCACCCCCTACGAGCTGCACTACGCCTTCCGCGCCCCGGAACACGGCGCCTTCCAGGGCGACCTGGAACAAGGCCCGCATGCCGGCAACACGCGGTTCTACATCGACAGCCTGGACCGCAAGCTCGACCTCGCCGCGCTGTGCGCGGGCCTGGCCGATGACGCCCACCTCTATGTGTGCGGGCCCAAGCCGCTGATCGACGCGGTGATCGCCACCGCCGCCGCCGCTGGCATCGCCGAATCGCGGGTGCACTGGGAACAGTTCGCCGCCGCCGCGCCGGCCACAGGTGCGGCCTTCACGGTGGTGCTGGCCCGTTCAGGCACCGAGCTGGCAGTCGAGGCAGGCATGACCATCCTGCAGGCCATCGAGAAGTCCAAGGCCGCGAAGGTCGAGTGCTTGTGCCGCGAAGGCGTGTGTGGCACCTGCGAGACGGCGATCCTCGAAGGCGAGGCCGAGCATTTCGACCAATACCTCAGCGACGAGGAAAAGGCCGCGCAGCAGAGCATGATGCTGTGCGTGTCGCGGGCGCGCTCGGCGCGGTTGGTGCTGGATCTCTGA
- a CDS encoding LysR substrate-binding domain-containing protein, with amino-acid sequence MNNLPNLDDLDIFLQVARRASFAAVADERGMSAAFISKRIRLLEESLGVRLLHRTTRRVTVSEEGERVYQWAQQIFETLRRMDDDLNAGQREPAGQLRIASSLGLGRRFVAPALSELAARYPGLDIRLDVHDRLVDLIAEGVDLDIRVGNVIAPHLIAKPLARNRRVLCAAPGYLAAHGTPRVLADLASHDCLVIKERDHPFGLWHLEGPQGEESVRVTGGLSSNHGEVAHQWCLDGRGILLRSWWDVHDSIADGRLVQVLPEYQQAADIWAVYTAPLAGSAKVRVAVEFFRQYFAERYRLPD; translated from the coding sequence GTGAATAATCTGCCGAACCTGGATGACCTCGACATCTTCCTGCAGGTGGCGCGCCGCGCCAGCTTCGCCGCAGTGGCGGACGAGCGCGGCATGTCGGCGGCGTTCATCAGCAAGCGAATTCGCCTGCTGGAGGAAAGCCTCGGCGTGCGCCTGCTGCACCGCACCACCCGGCGGGTGACGGTGAGCGAGGAGGGCGAGCGCGTGTACCAGTGGGCGCAGCAGATCTTCGAGACCCTGCGGCGCATGGACGACGACCTCAACGCCGGCCAGCGCGAGCCGGCGGGGCAACTGCGCATCGCCAGCAGCCTGGGGCTGGGGCGGCGCTTCGTGGCGCCGGCGTTGTCGGAGCTGGCGGCGCGCTACCCAGGGCTGGACATCCGCCTGGATGTGCATGACCGCCTGGTGGACCTGATCGCCGAAGGGGTGGACCTGGACATCCGCGTGGGCAACGTCATCGCCCCGCACCTGATCGCCAAGCCCCTGGCGCGCAACCGTCGGGTGCTGTGCGCCGCCCCTGGCTACCTGGCCGCGCATGGCACGCCGCGGGTGCTGGCCGACCTGGCCAGCCATGACTGCCTGGTGATCAAGGAGCGCGACCACCCGTTCGGCCTGTGGCACCTGGAAGGCCCCCAGGGCGAGGAAAGCGTGCGCGTCACCGGCGGGCTTTCCAGCAACCACGGCGAGGTGGCGCACCAGTGGTGCCTGGACGGGCGAGGGATCCTGCTGCGCTCCTGGTGGGACGTGCATGACAGCATCGCCGATGGGCGCCTGGTGCAGGTGCTGCCCGAGTACCAGCAGGCGGCGGATATCTGGGCGGTGTATACCGCGCCGTTGGCAGGTTCGGCCAAGGTGCGGGTGGCGGTGGAGTTCTTCCGCCAGTACTTCGCCGAGCGCTATCGCTTGCCGGATTGA
- a CDS encoding tartrate dehydrogenase, whose product MTKTFKIAAIPGDGIGNEVLPEGLRVVEAAARKHGLDLQFEFFEWASCDYYLAHGKMMPDDWFDQLKGFDALYFGAVGWPDKVPDHISLWGSLLKFRRDFDQYVNIRPVRLFPGVPCPLAHKQPGDIDFVVIRENTEGEYSSLGGRMFEGTDNEFVLQESVFTRRGVDRILKYAFDVAQTRERKHVTSATKSNGMAVSMPYWDERTAAMAAHYPEISWDKQHIDILCARFVLQPERFDVVVASNLFGDILSDLGPACAGTIGIAPSANLNPERKFPSLFEPVHGSAPDIYGKNIANPIAMIWSGALMLEFLGQENNDARYQAAHDDILKAIETVIANGDTTRDMGGSRSTQEVGKAIAELLGA is encoded by the coding sequence ATGACCAAGACCTTCAAGATCGCCGCCATCCCCGGTGACGGCATCGGCAACGAAGTCCTCCCCGAAGGCCTGCGCGTGGTCGAGGCCGCCGCCCGCAAGCACGGCCTGGACCTGCAGTTCGAGTTCTTCGAATGGGCCAGCTGCGATTACTACCTGGCCCACGGCAAGATGATGCCTGACGACTGGTTCGACCAGCTCAAGGGCTTCGACGCCCTGTACTTCGGTGCAGTCGGCTGGCCCGACAAGGTCCCGGACCACATCTCGCTGTGGGGCTCCCTGCTCAAGTTCCGCCGCGACTTCGACCAGTACGTGAACATCCGCCCGGTGCGCCTGTTCCCCGGCGTGCCCTGCCCGCTGGCGCACAAGCAGCCCGGCGACATCGACTTCGTGGTGATCCGCGAGAACACCGAGGGCGAATACTCCTCTCTGGGCGGGCGCATGTTCGAAGGCACCGACAACGAGTTCGTGCTGCAGGAGTCGGTGTTCACCCGTCGCGGCGTCGACCGCATCCTCAAGTACGCCTTCGACGTGGCGCAGACCCGCGAGCGCAAGCACGTGACCTCGGCGACCAAGTCCAACGGCATGGCCGTGAGCATGCCCTACTGGGACGAGCGCACCGCCGCCATGGCCGCCCACTACCCCGAGATCAGCTGGGACAAGCAGCACATCGACATCCTCTGCGCCCGTTTCGTGCTGCAGCCTGAGCGTTTCGACGTGGTGGTGGCCTCCAACCTGTTCGGCGACATCCTCTCCGACCTCGGCCCGGCGTGCGCCGGCACCATCGGCATCGCGCCGTCGGCCAACCTCAATCCCGAGCGCAAGTTCCCCTCGCTGTTCGAGCCGGTGCATGGCTCGGCGCCGGACATCTACGGCAAGAACATCGCCAACCCGATCGCGATGATCTGGTCCGGCGCGCTGATGCTCGAGTTCCTCGGCCAGGAGAACAACGATGCCCGCTACCAGGCGGCCCACGACGACATCCTCAAGGCCATCGAGACGGTGATCGCCAACGGCGACACCACCCGCGACATGGGCGGTAGCCGTTCGACCCAGGAAGTGGGCAAGGCCATCGCCGAGCTGCTCGGCGCCTGA
- a CDS encoding BCCT family transporter has protein sequence MSPNNKKIDVFLIAVSLFAVLLTVIGLAAFPAQAENLANQLFEVATRTFGTSVQVLVFGSSLAVLYLAFSKYGNIRLGAGKPEYSTATWVFMFICAGMGSSTLYWGVMEWAYYYQTPGLNIAPMSAKALEYSVSYSFFHWGISAWSIYALASLAMAYHFHVRKKSGLNLASIIEAVTGFKATGPVGRAVDLIFLLTMMGALTVSLALTASTLTRGLADLAGTPNTFTVQLLVIGAVALLFSLSSYIGIDGGLQRLSKMVCIGALVFAAIVLLVGPTQFTLNNTANSIGLMLQHYVQMSLFTDPAGDGAFTRNWTVFYWLWWVSYAPGVAMFVARVSRGRLIKEVVFALLLGGSFGCWFFFGALESYSMHQFINGQIDVPKLLGTLGGEAAVTDLLLALPWGTLFLAAYLFIMAVFCASHMDAAAYAVAATSTRNLREGEDPSPTLRLFWCVVLTLVPLAMLFAKASLSTMKTAVVLTAIPFMLILLVKIYGFFKWLVADYGQVPAYRIEEEATRLAGEEPQPQAPRSAAVVH, from the coding sequence ATGTCCCCCAATAACAAAAAGATCGACGTGTTCCTGATCGCCGTGAGCCTGTTTGCCGTGCTGCTCACCGTGATCGGCCTTGCCGCCTTCCCTGCCCAGGCCGAAAACCTGGCCAACCAGCTGTTCGAAGTGGCCACCCGCACCTTCGGCACCAGCGTCCAGGTACTGGTGTTCGGCAGTTCCCTGGCCGTGCTGTACCTGGCCTTCAGCAAATACGGCAACATCCGCCTGGGTGCCGGCAAGCCCGAGTACTCCACCGCTACCTGGGTGTTCATGTTCATCTGCGCTGGCATGGGTTCCTCGACCCTGTACTGGGGCGTGATGGAATGGGCCTACTACTACCAGACCCCAGGCCTGAACATCGCGCCGATGTCGGCCAAGGCTCTGGAATACAGCGTCAGCTACTCGTTCTTCCACTGGGGCATCAGTGCCTGGTCGATCTACGCCCTGGCCTCGCTGGCCATGGCCTATCACTTCCATGTGCGCAAGAAGAGCGGCCTCAACCTGGCCTCGATCATCGAGGCGGTCACCGGCTTCAAGGCCACCGGCCCGGTCGGCCGCGCCGTCGACCTGATCTTCCTGCTGACCATGATGGGCGCGCTGACCGTGTCGCTGGCGCTAACCGCCTCGACCCTGACCCGCGGCCTTGCCGACCTGGCCGGTACCCCCAACACCTTCACCGTGCAGTTGCTGGTGATCGGCGCGGTGGCGCTGCTGTTCTCGCTGAGCTCGTACATCGGCATCGACGGCGGCCTGCAGCGCCTGTCGAAGATGGTCTGCATCGGCGCCCTGGTATTCGCCGCCATCGTCCTGCTGGTGGGGCCGACCCAGTTCACCCTGAACAACACCGCCAATTCCATCGGCCTGATGCTGCAACATTACGTGCAGATGAGCCTGTTCACCGACCCGGCCGGCGACGGCGCCTTCACCCGCAACTGGACGGTGTTCTACTGGCTGTGGTGGGTGTCCTACGCCCCGGGCGTGGCGATGTTCGTCGCCCGCGTATCCCGTGGCCGACTGATCAAGGAAGTGGTGTTCGCCCTGCTGCTGGGCGGCAGCTTCGGTTGCTGGTTCTTCTTCGGCGCGCTGGAAAGCTACAGCATGCACCAGTTCATCAACGGTCAGATCGACGTACCCAAGCTGCTCGGCACGCTGGGCGGCGAAGCCGCGGTGACCGACCTGTTGCTGGCCCTGCCCTGGGGCACGCTGTTCCTCGCCGCGTACCTGTTCATCATGGCGGTGTTCTGCGCCTCGCACATGGACGCCGCCGCCTACGCCGTGGCCGCCACCAGCACCCGCAACCTGCGCGAAGGTGAAGACCCAAGCCCCACCCTGCGCCTGTTCTGGTGCGTGGTGCTGACCCTGGTGCCACTGGCCATGCTCTTCGCCAAGGCCTCGCTGTCGACCATGAAGACCGCCGTGGTGCTCACCGCGATCCCGTTCATGCTGATCCTGCTGGTGAAGATCTACGGGTTCTTCAAGTGGCTGGTGGCCGATTACGGCCAGGTGCCGGCCTACCGCATCGAGGAAGAGGCCACCCGCCTGGCGGGTGAGGAACCGCAGCCGCAGGCACCGCGTAGCGCTGCCGTGGTGCACTGA
- a CDS encoding aromatic ring-hydroxylating dioxygenase subunit alpha: MNDFKRLPADFCANAEEAFTLPAKFYTQAAVFEHEKEAIFARSWICVGHRSEVAEKNAYITRQVIGESIIVVRGRDDVLRAFYNVCPHRGHQLLEGSGKAKNVITCPYHAWTFKLDGELAHARNCENVANFDKGNSTLVQLRVEEYAGFIFINMDNDAGSVEDQLPGMQKRMREACAVIDDLHLAARFVSDTPANWKSIVDNYLECYHCAPAHPGFSDSVDVGQYSHSLHGNWTLQYGLAKPSEQSFSFDESVKDPSFAGFWAWPCTMFNVPPGANFMTVIYEFPVDAETTLQHYDIYFLNKELSEEQHKLIDWYREVFRPEDLRLVESVQKGLKSRGYRGQGRIMVDAQRSGVSEHGIAHFHNLIAVAHLDD; this comes from the coding sequence ATGAACGATTTCAAACGCCTGCCCGCCGACTTCTGCGCCAACGCCGAGGAGGCCTTCACCCTCCCGGCCAAGTTCTACACCCAGGCCGCCGTCTTCGAACACGAGAAGGAAGCGATCTTCGCCCGCAGCTGGATCTGCGTCGGCCACCGCAGCGAAGTCGCCGAAAAGAACGCCTACATCACCCGTCAGGTGATCGGCGAGAGCATCATCGTCGTGCGTGGCCGCGACGACGTGCTGCGGGCCTTCTACAACGTCTGCCCGCACCGTGGCCATCAACTGCTCGAAGGCAGCGGCAAGGCCAAGAATGTGATCACCTGCCCGTATCACGCCTGGACCTTCAAGCTCGACGGCGAGCTGGCCCATGCGCGCAACTGCGAGAACGTGGCCAACTTCGACAAAGGCAATTCCACCCTGGTGCAGCTGCGCGTGGAGGAATACGCCGGTTTCATCTTCATCAACATGGACAACGACGCAGGCTCCGTCGAAGACCAGCTGCCGGGCATGCAGAAGCGCATGCGCGAAGCCTGCGCGGTGATCGACGACCTGCACCTGGCCGCACGCTTCGTCAGCGACACTCCGGCCAACTGGAAATCCATCGTCGACAACTACCTGGAGTGCTACCACTGCGCCCCGGCCCACCCTGGCTTCTCCGATTCGGTGGACGTCGGCCAGTACAGCCACAGCCTGCACGGCAACTGGACCCTGCAATATGGCCTGGCCAAACCGTCGGAGCAGTCATTCTCCTTCGACGAGTCGGTGAAAGACCCGTCCTTCGCCGGCTTCTGGGCCTGGCCGTGCACCATGTTCAACGTACCGCCAGGGGCCAACTTCATGACCGTGATCTACGAGTTCCCGGTCGATGCCGAGACCACCCTGCAGCACTACGACATCTACTTCCTCAACAAGGAGCTCAGCGAAGAGCAGCACAAGCTGATCGACTGGTACCGCGAAGTGTTCCGTCCCGAGGACCTGCGCCTGGTCGAGAGCGTGCAGAAAGGCCTGAAGTCCCGCGGCTACCGTGGCCAGGGCCGGATCATGGTCGACGCCCAGCGCAGCGGTGTCAGCGAGCACGGCATCGCCCACTTCCACAACCTGATCGCGGTCGCCCACCTGGACGACTGA